The following are from one region of the Vibrio rarus genome:
- a CDS encoding IS3 family transposase (programmed frameshift): MKKSRYTDSQILAILKQAEAGAPIQELCREHGMSTATFYKWRSKYGGMDASLMTRMKELEEENRRLKKMYAEERLKAEVISEAMGKKVVKPCERRLMAQNSVANQHVSIRNACRWFKISETCYRYEPKLQSENEHIANLLLELCNSEERSDWGFGMCFHHLRHLEGYKWNHKRVYRIYCELSLNLRIKPKRRLNRHAPEPLKEPIKANQVWSVDFMHDQLSDGRKYRLFNVIDDYKREGLAAEPDFSMPAERVTRILDNLIEQRQKPIAIRCDNGPEFISHLFTKWADKHGIRIDYIQPGNPQQNAYIERFNRTVRFSLVSKYLFDSLEEVQDQATQWLWFYNHQRPHLANGGYPPLQVAA, from the exons ATGAAAAAATCACGTTACACGGACAGTCAGATCTTAGCGATCTTAAAGCAAGCAGAGGCTGGAGCCCCTATTCAAGAGCTTTGTCGAGAACATGGCATGAGCACCGCCACATTCTACAAGTGGCGATCTAAATACGGTGGTATGGATGCATCTCTTATGACTCGAATGAAAGAGCTTGAAGAAGAGAATCGACGGCTCAAAAAAATGTATGCAGAGGAACGCCTCAAAGCTGAAGTTATCTCAGAAGCTATGG GCAAAAAAGTGGTGAAGCCCTGTGAGCGTCGTTTGATGGCTCAGAATTCAGTGGCGAATCAACATGTCAGTATTAGAAATGCCTGTCGCTGGTTTAAAATTAGTGAGACGTGCTATCGCTATGAGCCTAAGTTGCAATCAGAGAATGAGCACATTGCTAACTTGCTCCTAGAGCTGTGCAACAGCGAGGAAAGATCCGACTGGGGATTTGGCATGTGCTTCCATCATCTTCGCCATTTGGAAGGGTATAAATGGAACCACAAGCGGGTTTATCGGATCTACTGTGAGTTGTCATTGAATTTACGTATCAAGCCTAAGCGTCGCCTAAATCGTCATGCACCTGAGCCACTCAAGGAACCCATCAAAGCGAACCAAGTGTGGTCGGTCGATTTTATGCATGACCAACTATCGGATGGGCGGAAATATCGCTTATTCAATGTGATAGATGACTACAAACGTGAGGGTTTAGCCGCAGAGCCTGATTTTTCGATGCCAGCAGAGCGCGTCACAAGGATCTTAGATAACCTAATTGAACAACGTCAGAAACCGATAGCGATACGTTGTGATAATGGTCCCGAATTTATTAGCCACTTATTTACAAAGTGGGCAGACAAGCATGGCATCCGAATAGACTATATTCAGCCAGGGAACCCACAACAAAATGCGTATATCGAAAGATTTAATCGAACCGTAAGGTTCAGCTTGGTGAGTAAGTACCTGTTCGACAGCTTAGAAGAGGTTCAAGATCAAGCAACTCAGTGGCTATGGTTCTACAATCACCAGCGTCCACATTTAGCTAATGGAGGGTACCCACCACTACAAGTTGCAGCATAG
- the tnpA gene encoding IS66 family insertion sequence element accessory protein TnpA, producing MSVKQFCFDNNINYQTFYYWSKKLNEPEVQTQVQPILIADTCSDKKCH from the coding sequence GTGAGCGTCAAACAGTTTTGTTTTGACAACAATATTAACTATCAAACCTTTTATTACTGGTCTAAGAAACTCAATGAGCCAGAAGTTCAAACCCAAGTTCAGCCTATCCTGATTGCCGATACATGCTCTGACAAGAAATGTCATTGA
- a CDS encoding IS30 family transposase: MNYQQLTEGRRYQISALLERGISISEIAKTVKCHRSTVYRELKRCSKKEQYRPDKAHHQSIEKRRQARKYQVPQSRIDFIEVLLSIDWSPEQISNVLTRAGAKVSHEWIYRFVARNKRQGGKLFKHLRQGHKRYRRGKTEKAPAIKNAVSIDERPDIVDSRERFGDWEIDTVLGKHGTGAIVTLLERQTRFYLTQKVPSKSAKDVTNATIAMLKPYKEFVHTITADNGREFAGHEEIARALETDVYFAHPYSSCERGANENANGLLRQYVKKGTDLRTVSDDDIERAQQRINYRPKKCLGFKQPAVIFREMMEAT; encoded by the coding sequence ATGAATTATCAGCAGTTGACCGAGGGAAGAAGATATCAAATTTCTGCCCTTTTGGAACGGGGAATTTCAATATCTGAAATTGCTAAGACAGTTAAATGCCATCGCTCAACCGTTTATCGAGAGCTGAAGCGATGTAGCAAGAAAGAACAATATCGGCCAGACAAAGCACATCATCAATCAATAGAAAAACGACGGCAAGCCCGTAAGTATCAAGTACCTCAATCGCGTATAGATTTTATAGAGGTTCTGTTGTCTATCGATTGGAGTCCAGAGCAAATATCTAATGTCTTAACCCGCGCAGGGGCTAAAGTGAGCCATGAGTGGATTTACCGATTCGTCGCTCGTAATAAGCGACAAGGTGGAAAGCTATTTAAGCACTTGCGCCAAGGCCATAAGCGGTATCGACGGGGCAAGACAGAGAAAGCACCTGCAATCAAAAACGCAGTTTCAATAGATGAAAGGCCTGACATTGTTGATAGTCGTGAACGCTTTGGTGACTGGGAAATTGATACGGTCTTAGGCAAGCATGGAACGGGGGCAATTGTCACTCTCTTAGAGCGTCAAACGCGTTTTTATCTGACACAGAAAGTGCCCTCTAAGTCAGCAAAAGACGTGACTAACGCAACCATAGCAATGCTGAAGCCTTATAAAGAGTTCGTTCATACTATTACCGCAGATAATGGTCGTGAGTTTGCAGGTCATGAAGAAATAGCACGGGCATTAGAAACCGACGTGTACTTCGCACACCCTTACAGCTCTTGTGAACGAGGAGCGAATGAAAATGCTAACGGCCTGTTGAGACAGTACGTAAAGAAAGGAACAGATCTAAGAACGGTTAGTGATGATGATATTGAAAGGGCGCAACAACGAATTAATTATCGTCCAAAAAAGTGTTTAGGGTTCAAGCAACCTGCTGTCATTTTTAGAGAAATGATGGAGGCTACTTGA